TTTTCTTTTCTTTGCTTGAAAGGCGCGCCGTTCTTTTCTATTGCCCTTTTCCATAACATTGTTTTCTTGGGCTTCTGGTATAAAATCAATTTCCTTTACAGAGGGAATTCTGAAAGAAAAGGTTGTTTTTCCATTTGTATTGGTAACGGCAAAATCGCCAAGACCAATTATGTCCATACCTATCAATAATTGAGGTTGTTGCGTATCAGATATATCGTCATCAGGGATTAGTTGTATTTCCGTTACACGCACATTGGGGACCATCACCTTATTCGGCAATGCAATATTGACAAGGTAAGTATTATTTGAAGACCTCCCTCCAGCATGTCTTGTTTCTCTTACCCCTGTTGGTAACAGTCCTAAGTCATTTACAACCTTTTTTGTTATAGCAGAATGAGTTGCGCCGGTATCCCATATTGCGAGGTATTCCCTGAATTTCATCTGTTGTGTTTTCTCTTTCTCTGGAATAATTGGAGGGCACACCCCTACTTTATTAGATAACACTCGTACTAAGTTGTTATAACGAGAAGTGAATGCGTGATGGCGCATGGATTAAGAAAACGCTATCCGGGAGTGAAATGTTTGGGTATAGCTTTTTTCGCCCGGGAGACACTGTTGAATTAAAAAAGTACCAAGTTCAAACACTTTTTTAGCATTTATATAAGCCTCTATTTCCGTATCGTATGCACCTTGAACTTTTTTATCTTTGATAACGAGAAACTTGCCCCCATAACTTTTTACAAGTTTTCCCTGGCTAGCTTTGAAATATTCAAGTTGTTTTTGAAGATATTTGTTTGTCATGTTTATAATACTAATATATTTGGAGCAATTTTACAAGGTTTTTTGACGGGCGCTGAATCTTAGTTTGAGTGGGGCAATTCAAACATAAGTTAAATAGGGATAGAACCAAACTGGGTCTATCCCTAATTGAATCTCTAATTGAGGATGTACTCCCATCCGGGTTGCCACGCCTTTTTCTTTCGCCAATCTTCCGCAAACGATTCTTTCCATGTTTTTCCTTTTATTAAAACATCCAGCGCTAGTTGTGGAGCTTTATGCGCCACAATCGCAACATTCTTCTCATCAAAATTTTGTTTTAGAAATTCAAGAAAATCAGCAATTCTATTTTTAACATCTTCATAGCTTTCGCCTTCAGGAAATCTTTCTGTAATACACTTTTTTTGCATTGGCTCAACAATTTCCAAAAGACGCGCATTGTACTTTCCATAATTGCATTCTCTTAACCTCTTATCGGGGATAATCTTTACAAAATCTTTAAAGGTTAGGTTTGCGGAATCAACGGCTCTTTTTAAATCGGAACAAAAGACAATATCAAATCTTTTATCTTTTATTTGGTCCCTAAGGGTAATTGATTGCCTAACGCCAAGGGCAGAGAGTTCAACATCGCACCAGCCGGAGGATATCTCTTTTTCGTTGTCTGTGGTTGTTCCGTGAACAAAGTATGTTATGTTGACTGCCATAATGGTATTTTATCAGAAATTTATTCAAGCGCCAGCAGATTTTTCTCTTCCTCAAAAATAATTCTGAATTGTTTGAAAAACGCATCTCTTCCTAGCAAATTAAATGAGACCAGATATTCGTAAGAAAAAACCACAGGACAGATAAACCTTTTTCCTGCAATTTCTACCTCTAGTTTGTGGATGTATCCTTTGATTCTACCGCCGACCCCTCCCAGATAAGTTTCGGAACCCTTCTCAATTGTTATTCCTAGTTGGCCGGCTATATCCTCTTTAAAAACAGAAATGGTTGCTCCAGAATCAATTAACGCTGAAGTTCTATGAACTTTATCTTTAGAGTAGATTAAAAAATCAATAATGGGGAAATAAGCATCTTGGGCGTTCTTTTGGTACGGGAAGTTGACCATTTGATTATCAAGAAATTAAAACATACGGACCCTCGTCTTTGCGGGGAACTTTAAACGAAAATGCTTTTATTTTTTGCTCTTCCCCAGCTTTGCCGGATACCAAAGGAGAAATGTCTTTCAAAGTTGCCCCTACAGCGATAATGCGCTCTTTTTGAGGATCAATCGCTACCCATTTTCCAGCATATTTACCCATATTTTTAGTGGGGGTATTTACTTTTTTCATAGTGATTTAATCTTAACAAAAACCCGAAGATGAAGTCAAACATAAGTTAAATAGGGATAGATCCGTTCTTTGTTGGAATCTACCTGTTTCCAAGACGGGAAGCGGTGTTTGCCAGCTCGTGTTTATACAGAATTTGTTTTATGTAAGATTGGTAAGGAACATCCATTATATGCGCCCTGGTCTTTATTCTTTCTATTAAAATATTAGGCAATCGCAGAGTAATCGGCTTGCTTGTTAGTTTTAGATTTGGAAAAGTGGCTTTTTCCATTTTTGAGAAGTCCACATATTTGGTAGAATCCACCTTTTGCCAAAATTTTCTTTCTTCCTCTTCGCTATTAAATTTTGGAATTTTCTTTAAGTTTTTTTTCATAATAATTCCTTTCGTTTTTATGGGCAATTCTTGCCGAAATAACTCTAATTTTTTCTATTCTGTTTGTCAATATTTAAAATTTACTATTTGATTTATTGAAAATTGTATGTATTATTTAAATATGCCTAAAGAAAATAAAGAAACCAAAAGCAAAAAAATTCCTTCCAAAATGGTGAAAAACCCCCTCGCCCAAATATCTCCTGAAATAAAAAAGGTTAAAGAGGAGGTTGTGTTAGGAACGCCAAAACTGTCCAAAAGCAAATTTTTTAAGGTTGCCGTTTCCATATTCGCTGTTTTAGTAATTGGCGCGCTTTTTTATCAATATAAAAGCTTATTTGTGGTGGCAATGGTTAATGGAAAACCTATAAGCAGGATAGAGTTTATAAAAGAGTTGGAAAAGCAAGGTGGGAAACAGGCGCTCGATTCCGTAATTACAAGGATTCTAATTAACCAGGCCGCAGAGAATAAGAATATAACAATTGCCCAAAGCGAAATTGATACAGAAATACAAAAAATAGAAGAGAATTTAAAAAGCCAAAATCTAACTTTGGAATCTGCCCTTTCTTTGCAGGGTTTAACTAGAACCGACCTTATTGAGCAGATTGTTCTTCAGAAGAGGTTAGAAAAGATATTGGCGGATAAAACCCAGGTTACAGAGGAGGAAATCACAAAATATATGGAAGATAACAAATCCAACTTTCCTGAAGATAGCAATTTGGACGACCTAAAAGCGCAGGTGAGAGATTTTTTGGCAAACCAAAAGTTTTCTTCCGAAGTGCAAAAATGGCTTGCGGATATTAAAACTTCCGCTTCCATAAAATATTTTGTGGATGAATTTAAAGTTGGGGATTGACAAGGACATACTACTTGTGGAAAAATATATCTTGTAATGAGATTTGTAGCCTGCTTTAACAAATTGTTTTTAACACTCCCAGTATCGTTGTTGTTTTTTGTTATAACTGTGTCGTTTTGCTTTGCGCAGAATGCTTCCCCCGGAAATAATCCCGCTAACACTACCTCTGTTGGAAATAACGAGATAAAAAATGAAGTAAAGAACGCCGGAGAAAAAACGGAGTTAATGAATACTTTTAAAGAGGCGGTTGCCGAGAAAAAAGATGCTTGGTCGCAAAAAAGAGTAGAGATTAGAAGTCAAGTAATGACGCGAGTAAGAGCTAATGTTGGGGTGGTTGGAAAGAGGTATTTGGCGGCTATATCAAGGTACGAAAATATGGTGGCGAGAATAGAAGCCAGAATACAGATAGAAAAAGCCAAAGGCGCAGACACCTCTTCTATTGAAATTTCCTTGTTAGCCGTAAAAAACAGATTAAGCGCTGTAAAAGGTGTTTTGGAAACTACTATTTCCAAGATTGAGCCTATAAATGAATCTTCTTCGGGGGACGAGATAACAGGGGTAATAAAAGAAGTTAGAGATACTCTAAAAGAGCAGAAAGCTGTTTTGAAAACCATTCAGGAAGATTTAAAAAAGATAGTTTTGGATTTAAGGTCTTTAGTTTTAAAACCCGCAAATGGAACAGAACAATAGTATAACTCAACCAGAAAAAATATCTTTAGGGCAAATGCCTGAAAGTCCCGTTGCGCCATCTGTCCCGGAGGAAAAAACTCCCGCTCCTGTGGTGATGGAAAGGCCAAAAACTCGTCTTTTTATTATTGTGGGATTAATTGTGGTGCTTGCGCTAACGGTAGCCACTATTTTGATAGTTTTAAAGTACGCCCCCGAACCCAAAGCTGTAGAAATTCCTGTTGTGGAGCCTGTGATTACAAAGTCGGTGCCTGCCCCCGCTTCTGTCCCCGATGAACAGATTGTGGAGTTAAATAAGCAGGGTACTTCTACGGAGATAGGAGATATCCAAAAGGATTTGGATAACACTTTGATTGATAATATAGATAAAGACTTGGAAGGGTTAGAAAATCTTCTCCAGTAATTTGTAGGGGTTTTAGGAAACTCTCCCTTTGATAAAATCTATAATTAACTGATTGCTATTGTCGTTTAGAATATTCCAATGCTCCGCCCTTGGCACAATAAGAAATTTGGAATTTCCTATCAGATTGTCAATTTTCTCGCTACAAGATACTGTCATAAGGTTATCTTTCTCTCCAGCAAGAATAAGCGTAGAGATGCCCTTTAAGCTTTTACATTCTTTCGTTAAATCCGCTCTGAATCCTGCGTCTAATATTTCTTTGCTAAAAGTTATAGGTAAATTCCTCAAGTGGCGGATACTAGGGTCTTCTTCGGCGGAGTTAAAATTACTTGGGGGTGTAACTTTTTTCCAAAGTTCCAATATGAGTTTGTCGCTAGAGACCGCTTTTTGTAGAAGGTTTTTAATTGGCAGGATGTTTTTTACGGAGAAGCTCAAAAATCTGTAAATTGTTCTTATTGTTCTAGTTGCGGCTTGTTTTCCAACCGCCGCTGTTCCGCATATAACTAGCGCTTTGATCTTGCGATGGTTTATGGCCGTATATTTTATAGCAATCATTCCTCCAAGTGACCATCCAACTATAGCGTGTTCTGCTAGCTCTAAAACTTTTGAAAACTCGGTTAGAAAATTTGCGTAATTTTTCACACTTACCTTGAAGTTAGGTCTGTCGGACGAACCAAAGCCGGGGAGGTCTACGGCAATGATTTTAAAATAATCTTTGCCTAAATCTAGAAAAGGGAAAGGTAGCTCAAAAGAGAGGGGCCATCCGTGTACAAGAATACAGGAAAACCCGGAACCTGCCGTTAGATAGCGGATATTCATATCGGAGACTT
This window of the Patescibacteria group bacterium genome carries:
- a CDS encoding retroviral-like aspartic protease family protein, with amino-acid sequence MKFREYLAIWDTGATHSAITKKVVNDLGLLPTGVRETRHAGGRSSNNTYLVNIALPNKVMVPNVRVTEIQLIPDDDISDTQQPQLLIGMDIIGLGDFAVTNTNGKTTFSFRIPSVKEIDFIPEAQENNVMEKGNRKERRAFQAKKRKGRL
- a CDS encoding histidine phosphatase family protein — translated: MAVNITYFVHGTTTDNEKEISSGWCDVELSALGVRQSITLRDQIKDKRFDIVFCSDLKRAVDSANLTFKDFVKIIPDKRLRECNYGKYNARLLEIVEPMQKKCITERFPEGESYEDVKNRIADFLEFLKQNFDEKNVAIVAHKAPQLALDVLIKGKTWKESFAEDWRKKKAWQPGWEYILN
- a CDS encoding retropepsin-like domain-containing protein; translation: MVNFPYQKNAQDAYFPIIDFLIYSKDKVHRTSALIDSGATISVFKEDIAGQLGITIEKGSETYLGGVGGRIKGYIHKLEVEIAGKRFICPVVFSYEYLVSFNLLGRDAFFKQFRIIFEEEKNLLALE
- a CDS encoding BrnA antitoxin family protein, with the translated sequence MKKNLKKIPKFNSEEEERKFWQKVDSTKYVDFSKMEKATFPNLKLTSKPITLRLPNILIERIKTRAHIMDVPYQSYIKQILYKHELANTASRLGNR
- a CDS encoding SurA N-terminal domain-containing protein; the protein is MPKENKETKSKKIPSKMVKNPLAQISPEIKKVKEEVVLGTPKLSKSKFFKVAVSIFAVLVIGALFYQYKSLFVVAMVNGKPISRIEFIKELEKQGGKQALDSVITRILINQAAENKNITIAQSEIDTEIQKIEENLKSQNLTLESALSLQGLTRTDLIEQIVLQKRLEKILADKTQVTEEEITKYMEDNKSNFPEDSNLDDLKAQVRDFLANQKFSSEVQKWLADIKTSASIKYFVDEFKVGD
- a CDS encoding alpha/beta hydrolase, with translation MLYWIKHTMTENSWKEKFIKVSDMNIRYLTAGSGFSCILVHGWPLSFELPFPFLDLGKDYFKIIAVDLPGFGSSDRPNFKVSVKNYANFLTEFSKVLELAEHAIVGWSLGGMIAIKYTAINHRKIKALVICGTAAVGKQAATRTIRTIYRFLSFSVKNILPIKNLLQKAVSSDKLILELWKKVTPPSNFNSAEEDPSIRHLRNLPITFSKEILDAGFRADLTKECKSLKGISTLILAGEKDNLMTVSCSEKIDNLIGNSKFLIVPRAEHWNILNDNSNQLIIDFIKGRVS